From the genome of Pseudomonas sp. gcc21, one region includes:
- the nusB gene encoding transcription antitermination factor NusB, producing the protein MSDSEQQPPAAGRPKASARRKARSMAVQALYSWQIAGMPLSDIEAQFRTDNDFGKVDGAYFHELLTGVPRNLTELDGYLDSVLDRPVKDIDPIELAVLRIGVYELSKRIDVPYKVVINEGIEMAKIFGATEGHKYVNGILDKLAPRLRSVEVNASRRGR; encoded by the coding sequence GTGAGCGATTCCGAGCAGCAACCGCCGGCGGCCGGTCGCCCCAAGGCTTCAGCGCGTCGCAAGGCGCGCAGCATGGCGGTGCAGGCGCTTTACTCCTGGCAGATCGCGGGTATGCCGTTGTCTGATATCGAGGCGCAGTTTCGTACCGATAACGACTTCGGCAAGGTTGATGGCGCCTATTTCCATGAGTTGCTCACCGGCGTGCCGCGCAACCTCACTGAGCTGGATGGTTATCTCGATAGCGTGCTGGACCGTCCGGTGAAGGATATCGATCCGATCGAGTTGGCGGTACTGCGCATCGGCGTGTATGAACTGAGCAAGCGCATCGACGTACCCTACAAGGTCGTTATCAACGAAGGCATCGAGATGGCCAAGATCTTTGGTGCTACCGAGGGCCATAAATACGTCAACGGCATTCTCGACAAGCTGGCGCCACGCCTGCGCAGTGTCGAGGTCAACGCCTCCCGCCGGGGGCGTTGA
- a CDS encoding polyprenyl synthetase family protein yields MSDFDSYLRDCQGRINGYLTQRFENNHPGLEQLFSAMRYSVTIGGKRVRPLLAYASCEALGGQPEQADVVAAAAELVHAYSLIHDDLPAMDDDDLRRGQPTCHRAYNEATAILAGDALQAQAFEWLSGAEHIPAETRLRMVQTLAVAAGPRGMVGGQAIDLAAVGQQLDIQTLEDMHRHKTGALISASIQLGALASGKASEQQLKALIDYADAIGLAFQVQDDILDVESETSILGKQQGADAAREKPTYPALLGLQGAHDLANDLRDQAIAALQSFNADADRLRQVANYIVKRQF; encoded by the coding sequence ATGAGTGACTTCGATAGCTACCTGCGCGATTGCCAAGGTCGTATCAATGGCTATCTGACCCAGCGCTTCGAGAATAACCACCCCGGTCTCGAACAGCTATTTTCAGCGATGCGTTACAGCGTCACCATCGGCGGCAAGCGGGTGCGTCCGCTACTGGCCTATGCCAGTTGTGAAGCACTCGGCGGCCAGCCGGAGCAGGCCGATGTCGTCGCAGCGGCGGCTGAGCTGGTGCACGCCTACTCGCTGATTCATGACGATCTGCCCGCCATGGACGATGATGATCTACGCCGCGGCCAGCCCACCTGCCATCGCGCCTATAACGAGGCGACCGCGATATTGGCAGGGGATGCACTGCAGGCTCAGGCTTTCGAATGGCTCAGCGGCGCAGAGCACATACCCGCAGAAACGCGGCTGCGCATGGTGCAGACTCTCGCCGTAGCGGCCGGCCCGCGCGGCATGGTCGGCGGACAGGCTATCGACCTTGCTGCAGTGGGCCAGCAGCTGGACATCCAAACCCTGGAAGATATGCATCGTCACAAAACCGGAGCCTTGATTTCTGCAAGCATTCAGCTCGGCGCTCTGGCTAGCGGCAAGGCTTCCGAGCAACAGCTGAAAGCACTCATCGACTATGCTGACGCCATTGGTCTCGCCTTTCAGGTCCAAGACGACATCCTTGATGTCGAAAGTGAAACCAGCATACTCGGCAAACAACAGGGCGCTGATGCAGCCCGGGAAAAGCCGACCTATCCTGCCCTGCTTGGCCTACAAGGGGCACATGATCTGGCGAATGACCTACGCGATCAGGCAATCGCCGCGTTGCAGTCTTTCAATGCCGACGCCGACCGGCTCCGACAGGTGGCGAATTACATAGTCAAACGTCAATTCTGA
- the thiL gene encoding thiamine-phosphate kinase, protein MGEFKLINRYFQGAALEMAGDQSVIALGIGDDAALLDIPTDRQLVISTDSLVQNTHFPSRYSPDDLAYRALAVAVSDLAAMAARPLAFTLALTLPDVDEDWLAGFARGLADAAQAFQVSLIGGDTTRGPLNIGVTVYGDVPRGLGLRRSGAVPGDLLCVGGPLGDGAGGLAVVLERDLPPGLSAEHRDYLNRRFWRPGAQCEFGQALAGIASAGLDVSDGLLADAGHLASRSGVAVHIRAADLPHSPALGNWSASQRLQWMLGGGDDYVLLFSLPAAHRASLDAWQACGWDVSVIGEIRDGEGVWLDQGAGPQRIARPAGYNHFQGAE, encoded by the coding sequence CTGGGTGAATTCAAGTTGATTAATCGCTATTTCCAGGGCGCCGCTCTGGAAATGGCCGGCGACCAATCGGTGATAGCCCTCGGCATTGGTGATGACGCAGCACTGCTGGATATCCCCACAGACCGGCAGCTGGTGATCTCCACCGACTCGCTGGTACAGAACACGCATTTTCCCTCCCGTTATTCCCCGGATGACCTCGCGTATCGCGCACTGGCTGTCGCCGTCAGTGATTTGGCTGCCATGGCAGCGCGTCCACTGGCGTTCACGCTTGCACTGACATTGCCTGATGTTGACGAGGACTGGCTAGCCGGGTTTGCCCGTGGGCTGGCTGACGCTGCACAGGCTTTTCAGGTCAGTTTGATTGGTGGCGATACGACTCGCGGTCCTCTCAACATCGGAGTAACTGTTTACGGCGACGTACCGCGCGGGCTCGGTTTGCGGCGCAGCGGCGCGGTGCCCGGTGATCTGCTGTGTGTTGGCGGTCCGCTGGGTGACGGTGCTGGCGGGCTTGCCGTAGTGCTTGAACGCGATTTGCCGCCGGGGCTGTCGGCGGAACATCGCGATTATCTGAACCGGCGTTTCTGGCGCCCGGGCGCTCAGTGCGAGTTTGGGCAAGCATTGGCAGGTATCGCCAGTGCCGGGCTGGATGTGTCGGATGGTCTGCTTGCTGACGCAGGGCACCTCGCCAGCCGTAGCGGCGTAGCCGTGCATATTCGTGCCGCTGATCTTCCGCATTCGCCAGCGCTCGGTAATTGGAGCGCATCGCAACGGTTGCAGTGGATGTTGGGCGGTGGCGATGATTACGTGCTGCTGTTCAGCCTGCCGGCCGCCCACCGTGCTTCGCTTGATGCATGGCAGGCATGCGGCTGGGATGTCAGCGTGATCGGGGAGATCCGCGACGGAGAAGGCGTCTGGCTGGACCAAGGCGCCGGGCCGCAGCGTATCGCGCGGCCAGCCGGCTATAACCATTTTCAAGGAGCCGAATAA
- the dxs gene encoding 1-deoxy-D-xylulose-5-phosphate synthase, whose translation MPSTFHEIPLERPSTPLLDRISDTDVLRGMDEESLPQLADELRAYLLWTVGQTGGHFGAGLGVIELTLALHYVYQTPDDRLVWDVGHQAYPHKILTGRRELMHTLRQKDGLAAFPRRAESPYDTFGVGHSSTSISAALGMAIASRLQGLDRRSVAVIGDGAMTAGMAFEALNHASDVDADMLVVLNDNDMSISRNVGGLSNYLAKILSSRTYSHMRAGSRKVLSKIPKAWELARRTEEHAKGMLVPGTLFEELGWNYIGPIDGHDLPLLISTLRNMRGLPGPQLLHVVTQKGKGFSPAEADPIGYHAITKLEPSRSTSPASGPAKLKYSAVFGQWLCDMAALDKRLVGITPAMKEGSDLVAFSERFPDRYFDVAIAEQHAVTLAAGMACDGVKPVVAIYSTFLQRAYDQVVHDVAVQNLDVLFAIDRAGLVGEDGPTHAGSFDLSFLRCLPNMMIMAPADENETRQMLTTGFLHDGPAAVRYPRGTGTGVAIDSMLQPLPIGKGVVTRQGQRVAILCFGTLHANALIAAEALNATVANMRFVKPLDTELISQLVEQHELVVTLEENAVMGGAGSAVNEWLMAQGIDQPVLNLGLPDVYVEHAKPSEMLAECGLDAAGIERSIRDRLSLPPAIHHA comes from the coding sequence ATGCCTAGCACTTTCCACGAGATACCTCTTGAGCGTCCCAGCACTCCGCTGCTGGATCGCATCAGCGACACCGACGTTCTGCGCGGCATGGATGAAGAATCCCTTCCGCAGCTGGCCGACGAGCTGCGCGCCTATTTATTGTGGACCGTTGGCCAGACCGGCGGGCATTTTGGTGCAGGCCTGGGCGTCATCGAGCTGACCCTCGCACTGCATTACGTTTATCAGACCCCTGACGACCGGCTGGTATGGGATGTCGGCCATCAAGCCTATCCGCACAAGATCCTGACCGGTCGCCGCGAACTGATGCACACTCTGAGACAGAAGGATGGTCTCGCAGCTTTTCCCCGGCGCGCTGAAAGCCCCTATGACACTTTTGGTGTCGGGCATTCCAGCACATCCATCAGTGCCGCTCTGGGCATGGCTATCGCATCTCGCCTGCAAGGGCTGGATCGACGCTCGGTCGCAGTAATCGGTGACGGCGCGATGACTGCCGGCATGGCCTTTGAAGCGTTGAACCATGCGTCCGATGTCGACGCTGACATGCTGGTGGTGCTGAACGACAATGACATGTCGATTTCGCGGAATGTTGGCGGGTTGTCCAATTATCTGGCAAAAATTCTTTCCAGCCGCACCTATTCGCACATGCGAGCAGGCAGCCGCAAAGTGCTGTCCAAGATTCCGAAGGCATGGGAGCTGGCCCGTCGTACCGAAGAGCACGCCAAGGGCATGCTGGTACCGGGCACTCTGTTCGAGGAGCTGGGTTGGAACTATATCGGCCCCATCGATGGTCACGACCTGCCCCTGCTGATCAGCACCCTGCGCAATATGCGTGGGTTGCCCGGCCCGCAGCTGCTGCATGTGGTCACTCAGAAGGGCAAGGGATTCTCGCCCGCCGAAGCGGATCCCATCGGCTATCACGCCATTACCAAGCTGGAGCCCTCGCGCTCCACCAGCCCCGCAAGCGGCCCGGCGAAACTGAAGTACTCGGCGGTCTTCGGTCAGTGGTTATGTGATATGGCTGCGCTTGATAAACGCCTGGTCGGCATCACTCCGGCCATGAAGGAAGGCTCGGATCTGGTCGCTTTCAGCGAGCGCTTCCCCGACAGATATTTCGATGTAGCCATTGCTGAACAGCATGCTGTGACCCTGGCAGCAGGCATGGCCTGTGACGGCGTCAAGCCGGTGGTCGCCATCTACTCTACCTTCCTGCAACGGGCTTATGATCAGGTCGTTCACGATGTCGCCGTGCAGAATCTCGATGTGCTGTTTGCCATAGACCGTGCCGGTCTGGTGGGCGAAGACGGGCCGACCCATGCCGGCAGCTTCGATCTGTCATTCCTGCGCTGCCTGCCGAACATGATGATCATGGCGCCAGCCGATGAGAACGAAACCCGGCAGATGCTGACGACGGGCTTTCTGCACGACGGCCCGGCCGCCGTACGCTACCCGCGCGGTACCGGCACAGGCGTAGCCATAGATTCCATGCTTCAACCCCTTCCGATCGGCAAGGGCGTCGTTACCCGCCAGGGCCAGCGAGTGGCCATCCTCTGTTTCGGCACCCTGCATGCCAATGCGCTGATTGCTGCCGAAGCGCTCAACGCAACAGTCGCCAACATGCGTTTTGTGAAGCCGCTGGATACCGAACTGATCAGCCAATTGGTCGAACAGCACGAGCTGGTGGTCACGCTCGAAGAAAATGCCGTCATGGGCGGTGCCGGTAGTGCCGTCAATGAATGGCTCATGGCCCAGGGCATTGATCAACCGGTACTCAATCTGGGTTTGCCGGATGTGTACGTCGAGCATGCCAAACCCTCGGAGATGCTTGCTGAATGCGGTCTGGACGCAGCCGGCATCGAGCGTTCGATTCGCGACAGGCTGTCGCTCCCTCCCGCCATCCACCACGCTTGA
- a CDS encoding cobalamin-binding protein, with amino-acid sequence MRGWLLAGLLLQSICVPAAERVVSLAPFLTDMVIMLDATDRLVGVLNDGHLPPEIDDIPRVGGHQTLSLELIVSLKPDLVLAWDSGNPPALLDRLEGWGIQVLRFDPKDLSSIATTVERLGEALNAAERATEMNQRYRAALAELAVPVDNRSPGVFIQLWDDPLYTVTGNQLIGDAVKHCGGRNVFENLPGLAPQVGREGVLAANPDLILVLADDGKSVTEWLDRWRRFPQLNAVRRNGLHVLDSDRLVRPTPGVLDGVQRLCELIERQRRPAQASATG; translated from the coding sequence ATGCGTGGCTGGCTACTGGCTGGCCTGTTGTTACAGAGTATCTGTGTACCCGCAGCCGAGCGGGTGGTCAGTCTGGCTCCGTTTCTTACCGACATGGTCATCATGCTCGACGCGACCGATCGGCTCGTCGGCGTTCTGAATGACGGTCACCTTCCCCCTGAAATCGACGACATTCCGCGCGTAGGGGGGCATCAGACTCTGTCGCTGGAACTGATCGTTTCGTTGAAGCCTGATCTCGTGCTCGCCTGGGACTCAGGCAACCCGCCAGCGTTACTCGACCGCCTGGAGGGCTGGGGCATACAGGTGCTGCGCTTTGATCCCAAGGATCTCTCAAGTATCGCCACAACAGTTGAAAGACTCGGGGAAGCGCTCAATGCGGCTGAGCGTGCGACCGAAATGAACCAGCGTTACCGGGCAGCTCTGGCTGAGCTTGCTGTCCCGGTCGATAACCGCTCGCCTGGCGTGTTCATCCAGTTGTGGGATGATCCGCTCTATACCGTCACGGGTAACCAGCTGATCGGCGACGCAGTGAAACATTGCGGCGGGCGCAACGTGTTCGAGAACCTGCCGGGATTGGCCCCGCAAGTGGGCAGGGAAGGGGTGCTGGCAGCCAACCCGGATCTGATCCTGGTGCTGGCAGACGATGGCAAGTCAGTGACCGAATGGCTCGACCGCTGGCGGCGTTTTCCGCAGCTCAATGCGGTGCGTCGTAACGGGTTACATGTCTTGGATAGCGACCGCCTGGTCAGGCCGACTCCCGGTGTACTGGACGGCGTTCAGCGCTTGTGCGAGCTTATCGAACGCCAGCGCAGGCCAGCGCAGGCCAGCGCAACCGGTTGA
- a CDS encoding TonB-dependent receptor domain-containing protein, translating into MNKFALFFPAMLASAVAAANSLDLPDTVITASRFEQPSSTALAAHDVFTRSDIERLQARSVPELLSRVPGVQQNSNGGIPAYFLRGSNTAQTLVLVDGQRIASAAGGIARLDYLSIDNIERVEVIRGPRSSVYGADAIGGVIQIFTRQGEPGFQRSVRFAVGTNNTYQRSVNLSGGNDDTRYVLGASLDERLGHDLTSDNAGYDSDRDGQRTKAMLLRLDHDFNDYWTAGFSTSHQQGKNEFDDAYELAPGTPEDQFRVRSYSGYLQGQLTSMWQSHLELGRSEDRNKVVGSGQSWNDAFIETVRHSASWLNHLKLTSAQRLTLGGDWQRDRLSSSHSFTQTRRENLAGFLQHSWTTQHFNTEVGIRHDDNQHFGTEETWNAALSIPSGKNQQWIVSYATGFRAPTFRDLYGPPTWGPNPGLDPERSKTWELQWRGELAGSHLEASLYRNDVRDLIVWDTVTNQVENIDQARINGLELSAERELFGWSSRAALSIIDPRDRDTGGTLQLRAKRSLSLDMDRQFNDFGFGATWQLFSQRYANAANSETLSGYGTLDLRTSWHASTALRWDLKLSNVLDRNYHLGSYQRPTGFWPAPSIDNPYQEQGRAALLAVTWTPNI; encoded by the coding sequence ATGAACAAGTTCGCCCTGTTTTTTCCCGCCATGCTGGCGTCTGCCGTTGCAGCAGCCAACAGCCTCGACCTGCCGGATACGGTCATCACTGCCTCGCGTTTTGAACAACCGAGCAGCACCGCCCTTGCGGCCCACGACGTATTCACTCGCAGCGATATAGAACGATTACAAGCGCGCAGCGTTCCGGAACTGCTGAGCCGAGTGCCCGGAGTGCAGCAGAACAGTAATGGGGGCATTCCAGCTTACTTCCTTCGCGGCAGTAACACGGCCCAGACCCTAGTACTGGTCGACGGCCAACGCATCGCCTCTGCCGCAGGCGGCATTGCGCGGCTGGATTATCTGAGTATCGACAATATCGAGCGAGTCGAAGTCATCCGTGGGCCGCGCTCCTCAGTATATGGCGCAGATGCGATTGGCGGGGTGATTCAGATTTTTACCCGCCAGGGCGAGCCAGGCTTCCAACGCAGCGTACGCTTCGCTGTAGGAACCAACAATACTTATCAACGTAGCGTCAATTTGAGCGGCGGTAACGACGATACCCGCTACGTACTTGGCGCCAGCCTCGACGAGAGGCTCGGGCACGACCTTACCTCCGACAACGCTGGCTATGACAGCGACCGCGATGGTCAGCGCACCAAGGCCATGCTTTTGCGCCTGGACCACGATTTCAACGACTATTGGACTGCCGGGTTTAGCACCAGCCACCAACAAGGTAAAAACGAATTCGATGACGCTTATGAGCTCGCTCCCGGTACGCCGGAGGATCAGTTCCGGGTGCGCAGTTATAGTGGCTATTTACAGGGGCAGCTAACCAGTATGTGGCAAAGCCACCTGGAGCTCGGCCGTAGCGAAGACCGCAATAAGGTGGTTGGATCAGGACAATCCTGGAACGACGCGTTCATCGAAACCGTCCGACATTCCGCCAGCTGGCTCAACCATCTGAAGCTCACATCAGCGCAGCGCCTGACACTCGGCGGTGACTGGCAACGCGACCGTCTATCCTCCAGCCACTCTTTTACCCAAACTCGGCGTGAGAACCTGGCGGGCTTTCTTCAACACAGCTGGACCACGCAGCACTTCAATACCGAAGTAGGCATTCGCCATGATGACAACCAGCATTTTGGCACCGAAGAAACATGGAATGCGGCCTTATCAATACCGAGCGGGAAAAACCAACAGTGGATCGTCAGTTACGCAACCGGCTTCCGTGCTCCTACTTTCCGGGACTTGTACGGTCCTCCGACATGGGGACCGAACCCGGGGCTAGACCCGGAGCGCTCAAAAACCTGGGAACTGCAGTGGCGCGGCGAGCTAGCGGGAAGCCACTTGGAGGCGTCGCTCTATCGCAATGACGTAAGGGATTTGATTGTCTGGGATACGGTTACCAACCAAGTGGAAAACATCGATCAAGCGCGTATCAATGGCCTTGAATTATCCGCCGAGCGTGAGCTCTTCGGCTGGTCAAGCCGTGCCGCGCTGAGCATCATTGACCCGCGTGACCGCGACACCGGCGGCACTCTGCAACTGCGCGCTAAACGCAGCTTGAGTCTCGATATGGATCGCCAGTTTAACGATTTTGGTTTTGGAGCAACCTGGCAACTGTTCAGCCAGCGCTACGCCAACGCGGCCAATAGCGAAACGCTGTCCGGCTACGGTACGCTCGATCTGCGAACCAGCTGGCATGCCAGTACGGCACTGCGCTGGGATTTGAAACTGAGCAACGTACTCGATCGGAACTACCACCTAGGTAGCTATCAGCGCCCGACTGGTTTTTGGCCAGCGCCTTCGATAGACAATCCTTATCAGGAGCAGGGTCGCGCTGCTCTACTGGCGGTTACCTGGACGCCGAACATCTAG
- the ribA gene encoding GTP cyclohydrolase II: protein MPVTFVASSQLPTQWGTFTMHGFLEPGTGKEHVVLTMGDVADGQPVLGRLHSECLTGDALFSLRCDCGFQLEAALKAIAEEGRGALFYLRQEGRGIGLMNKIRAYHLQDHGADTVEANVQLGFGADQRDYAICKPMLAHLGITRLKLLTNNPRKVKALEGFGIPVVERLPLQFGENPHNSKYLATKAGKLGHLLGKIHQAEAD, encoded by the coding sequence GTGCCTGTCACCTTCGTCGCGTCATCCCAGCTTCCCACCCAGTGGGGTACTTTCACCATGCACGGTTTCCTCGAACCGGGAACGGGCAAGGAACATGTGGTGCTCACCATGGGAGATGTAGCGGACGGCCAGCCGGTACTGGGACGCCTGCATTCCGAGTGCCTGACTGGCGATGCGCTGTTCAGTCTGCGCTGTGACTGTGGTTTCCAACTGGAAGCGGCGCTCAAGGCAATTGCCGAGGAAGGGCGGGGGGCGCTGTTCTATCTTCGCCAGGAAGGACGCGGCATCGGCTTGATGAACAAGATCCGCGCTTACCATCTGCAGGACCATGGTGCCGATACCGTGGAAGCCAATGTGCAACTGGGATTCGGCGCGGATCAACGCGATTATGCCATCTGCAAGCCGATGCTGGCCCATCTGGGCATTACCCGGCTCAAGCTGCTGACCAACAACCCGCGCAAGGTCAAGGCTCTGGAAGGCTTCGGTATTCCGGTGGTCGAGCGCCTGCCGCTTCAGTTCGGCGAGAATCCGCATAACAGCAAATACCTGGCGACCAAGGCGGGCAAGCTGGGTCACCTGCTCGGCAAGATTCATCAGGCCGAGGCGGATTGA
- a CDS encoding exodeoxyribonuclease VII small subunit: MARKKPIDFEQSLGALQQLVERLESGELSLEDSLTAFEQGVALTRDCQQALTQAEQKVQQLVEQNGTPTTLPLDTPPNE, translated from the coding sequence ATGGCCCGAAAAAAACCCATTGATTTCGAGCAGTCGCTAGGTGCGCTACAGCAACTGGTGGAGCGCTTGGAGAGTGGCGAACTCAGCCTCGAGGATTCTCTCACTGCCTTCGAGCAAGGCGTGGCGCTCACCCGTGACTGCCAGCAGGCGCTGACCCAAGCCGAGCAGAAGGTTCAACAGCTGGTGGAGCAAAACGGCACCCCGACGACGCTACCGCTGGATACGCCGCCCAATGAGTGA
- a CDS encoding TIGR02281 family clan AA aspartic protease, with protein MNIPHRCALFLALLLIAAPTSAEPVVRVVGLFSGAAVITIDGQRHMLRVGKPGPQGIELLSADSDSARLAINGKPREFRLQKDFSQSSAQPDKQRVVVPRGQGGHFRIQGSINGHGVPFLIDTGATSVAMNSAHARRLGIDYKLAGTRVGVTTASGIANGYRVQLERIKAGEIELYNIEGMVIEGSYPTEVLLGMTFLSRLRLVDEGNILVMERRY; from the coding sequence ATGAATATCCCGCACCGCTGCGCACTGTTCCTCGCCTTGCTATTGATTGCTGCCCCGACATCTGCCGAACCCGTGGTACGCGTCGTTGGGCTATTCTCCGGCGCGGCGGTCATAACCATCGATGGCCAGCGGCATATGCTCCGTGTTGGTAAGCCGGGGCCGCAGGGTATAGAGCTGCTTTCAGCCGACAGTGACAGTGCTCGCCTCGCTATCAATGGCAAGCCTCGGGAGTTCCGGCTGCAAAAGGATTTCTCGCAGAGCAGTGCGCAGCCGGATAAGCAACGGGTGGTAGTACCGCGCGGGCAGGGAGGACATTTTCGCATTCAGGGCTCGATAAACGGCCATGGCGTGCCTTTCCTGATCGATACCGGCGCCACCAGCGTGGCAATGAACTCCGCCCATGCGCGGCGGCTGGGTATCGACTACAAGCTCGCCGGCACTCGGGTGGGCGTGACCACCGCCAGTGGCATCGCAAACGGATATCGCGTACAGCTGGAGCGTATCAAGGCCGGCGAAATCGAACTCTACAATATCGAAGGAATGGTGATAGAGGGCAGCTACCCCACCGAAGTTCTGCTGGGTATGACTTTTCTCAGCCGGCTGCGGTTGGTTGATGAGGGCAATATATTGGTCATGGAACGCCGCTATTGA
- a CDS encoding sulfite exporter TauE/SafE family protein, giving the protein MDFWHVVLIAVGGFAAGAMNALAGGGTFFSFPALLAAGIPPVSANATNAVALWPASLSAAMANRHVLRRLPLRSYLLPLMLAALIGGLAGGLVLLITTDQTFTLLIPWLLLVATLLFTFSRQLGRLVRKGEELQSENRIGSTGFVCQLLVSIYGGFFGAGMGILMIASLAISGRTEVLEINAIKNLMSSTIYSVAAITFIVAGAIHWPALLIMLVGTVSGGYAGGLFARALPDAWLRWLVIAIGWGLSLYYFYVIYA; this is encoded by the coding sequence ATGGATTTCTGGCACGTAGTACTGATCGCTGTGGGAGGCTTCGCCGCGGGTGCGATGAACGCTTTGGCTGGAGGCGGAACCTTCTTCTCCTTTCCCGCCCTGCTCGCCGCCGGCATCCCCCCCGTCAGCGCCAACGCAACGAACGCCGTCGCACTGTGGCCGGCAAGCCTTTCCGCTGCCATGGCCAACCGCCATGTGTTGCGACGATTACCGCTGCGTAGCTACCTCTTGCCGTTGATGCTTGCTGCGCTTATCGGTGGCTTGGCAGGTGGCCTGGTGTTGTTGATCACCACTGATCAAACCTTCACGCTATTGATCCCGTGGCTTCTGCTGGTGGCTACGCTGTTATTTACTTTCAGCAGGCAACTCGGCCGGCTTGTACGCAAAGGCGAAGAACTGCAGAGCGAAAACCGCATCGGATCGACCGGCTTCGTATGCCAGTTACTGGTGTCGATCTACGGCGGCTTCTTCGGCGCAGGAATGGGCATTCTGATGATAGCCAGCCTGGCCATCTCGGGCCGTACTGAGGTGCTGGAAATCAACGCCATCAAGAACCTCATGTCCTCAACCATCTACAGCGTAGCGGCCATAACGTTCATCGTCGCTGGGGCGATTCACTGGCCGGCCTTGCTCATCATGCTGGTGGGGACGGTCAGCGGCGGCTATGCCGGCGGGCTTTTTGCTCGCGCTTTGCCTGATGCCTGGTTGCGCTGGCTGGTCATTGCCATCGGCTGGGGTCTGAGTCTGTATTATTTCTATGTCATATATGCCTGA
- a CDS encoding histidine phosphatase family protein, whose amino-acid sequence MFNNRTRALIVVPLLAISWLIYTGLDSTPEPEEALQTLVFLRHAEKPNDGLGQLNCQGLNRSLALPALLPERFGAPDYVFAANPDRRVEEGPDDEEFNYLRPLLTIAPTAIAHGLPVNTEFNANDVEEIVDELTDRRYRNSTIYTAWSRGYVSEIMNELLDEVDADESLAVDRWHREDFDSVYVIKLHWKDGVAKTSLETQAQGLNDAKSQCPGKQQPAGPQLAENSSG is encoded by the coding sequence ATGTTCAACAACCGTACCCGTGCACTCATCGTCGTTCCTTTGCTGGCCATCTCCTGGCTGATTTACACAGGGCTCGACAGTACCCCTGAGCCCGAAGAGGCCTTGCAGACGCTGGTTTTTCTACGGCATGCCGAGAAGCCCAACGATGGGCTCGGGCAACTGAACTGTCAGGGCCTCAATCGCTCCCTGGCTCTGCCTGCCCTGCTGCCGGAACGCTTCGGCGCACCTGATTACGTATTTGCTGCCAATCCCGACCGAAGGGTAGAAGAAGGGCCCGACGACGAAGAATTCAACTATCTGCGCCCGCTCCTGACCATCGCCCCCACAGCTATTGCCCATGGACTACCGGTCAACACCGAGTTCAATGCGAACGACGTTGAGGAAATCGTTGATGAGCTGACCGACCGGCGATATCGCAACAGCACGATTTATACTGCCTGGTCCCGGGGCTATGTATCGGAAATCATGAACGAACTGCTGGATGAGGTAGACGCGGACGAGAGTCTGGCCGTCGACCGCTGGCACCGCGAAGACTTCGACAGCGTGTATGTGATCAAGCTGCACTGGAAGGATGGCGTAGCCAAAACCTCACTGGAAACCCAGGCGCAGGGCTTGAACGATGCCAAATCGCAATGCCCAGGGAAGCAGCAACCAGCAGGCCCTCAACTGGCAGAGAATTCTTCGGGATGA
- a CDS encoding phosphatidylglycerophosphatase A: MADLREPTPASVWRNPIHFLAFGFGSGAAPKAPGTFGTLAAMPFILLWQQLPPGGYSLVLVFSTLFGIWLCHRTAADLGVHDHGGIVWDEFVGVWIALWLAPVGWGWLVAGFLLFRLFDIWKPWPIGWVDRKVHGGLGIMLDDILAGFMALIALLIAEVALGRF, from the coding sequence ATGGCTGACTTACGCGAGCCTACGCCCGCATCCGTCTGGCGCAATCCGATTCATTTTCTGGCGTTCGGGTTCGGCAGCGGGGCTGCGCCCAAGGCACCTGGCACTTTCGGCACGCTGGCCGCCATGCCGTTCATCCTGCTATGGCAGCAGTTGCCGCCAGGTGGGTACAGCCTGGTGCTGGTATTCAGTACGCTATTCGGGATCTGGTTATGCCATCGCACCGCCGCTGATCTGGGCGTGCACGACCATGGTGGTATCGTCTGGGACGAGTTTGTCGGTGTATGGATAGCTCTGTGGCTGGCACCCGTTGGATGGGGATGGTTGGTCGCCGGTTTCTTGCTGTTCCGTTTGTTTGATATATGGAAGCCCTGGCCGATTGGTTGGGTGGACAGAAAGGTTCACGGTGGCCTGGGTATCATGCTCGATGACATTCTCGCCGGGTTCATGGCGCTGATCGCGCTGCTGATCGCCGAGGTCGCGCTGGGCCGGTTCTGA